The genomic interval AGATGATTATCGTTTAGGTATTCTACTCATTTATTATTGTGGTTCTATGGAATGCAAACGAGAGGAATGAGGAGAAGCGGTATTGCTTTTGTTCCTTCTGAGTCTGACACTTCACTgttggtgtttttttaaaaatttgatttgtttatttttggctgcactgagtcttcactgctgtgcgcggcctttctccagctgtggtgagCCCAGGCTACTCCctcgttgtggtgcacgggcttctcattgcggtggcgtCTcgggttgcagagcatgggctctagaggatgcgggcttcagtagttgtggttcgcaggctctagagcttgggatcaagagttgtggcacacgggattaGCTGCTCAGCAGCATATatgatcttcctggaccagtaatcaaacccgtgtcccctgcattggcaggcagattcttaagcactggaacaccagggctcttgtactgttggtattaacacacaaatatttttttttattttggtgtcCCAGACCTCACACTTCTCCCTAGGAGAATGAGGCTGATATCGCCAATGTGTGTCTTCTTCACTTCTTGCTCTCTGCTTTAGTAGTAGTATCGTATCTGCTTCATCCAAGGAATATCTATATGCAATCCAACATCTATCCAGGCTTTCTAATTGCCATTACAAATGCAATGTACTTTGTCCACCTTTCaattgtgtttcatttttgcCGAAGTTCATAATATATTCATCAcattaataatttcttaattatTAATTTCATCAGCAGCTTAACAGGCTCACTGTCTCTACCCTCAATTACTAATGCCCATGCCATCAGCATCCATGCCATCGGcatctgaaatatattttgaaaagataagtgtatacatatagctgattcatctggctgtacagcagaaactaatacaacattgtaaagcaattatactccaataataaaaaaatctgcATTCAAGGAGAGCCACCATTGTGGCTCCTTTCCAGTCTCCTTGGCTGGTTACTGCTCTTCCTCCTTATTATCCACTTTTGTGCGtctcctcttctctgtcttctaGTTCTGTGCTTTATATATCTATAAACAGATAACTCTCAAGTTATACTTCTAATTTCAACTTATTTTCCTAACTCTGGCTTACATATTTAACTTCCAACTAGGCAGTTCTACAGTAGCTGTCTTAACCATTAAGATATTTTCTTTCAGCTGGCTTGATTTACATACTGCATTGGAAACAGATACACAAATCAAATAGACTGTCAACCTTATGCAGTCCACCAAGTGCAGAACTTGAACTCTCTATAGTCCACTTTGAAAGCTGATCCATTTGCCAAATGACAGCTTCAACACTTGCCTCTGGCTACCCCAATCTCTATAAACAATGACCTTGGAATTCTCCATTCTATCCAATGATACTGGTGAGTAGATGGAAAGAGCAAAGGAGCCAGGGCCTTGGAATACACTGATGAGACCAGATAAAAATAATGTAGTTTAGAAGCTGGGCATTATCAAGCTTTATCTCTCTTGAACCAGAAGGATTTTGAGGAAGAAATTATTTTGGCCTTAGAGATCAGTTCCCAGAGTTACTCATTAGAGAAAAACCTGGAGGAattttttcttgagaaaatttCCTATAGATAGGGCTGAGgaataaaatcaatatacaggaGTCTAACACTGATTTGGACATAAAATCAGAAAGATTACTTAAAACTTACAATTTCTGTTTAGTCACTGCCCTGTCTCCTTATATAAGAATAGCTCGAAGTGACTGCCATACGGTCATAACACATtatatgtgtctttttatttttattgttctgagAACATTTGTCATACAAATACACTGAATTTTAACAAAGtatttcattcatctgttgataaagTCATCTCAGTTGAGACCTGAAACATTAGAGTCAGTGCTTTTCTGTTGTCCTTTCCCCAATTTCTGAATTACCGAATAATGCAGTTTAATTAAATAGGTGTTTAACCATCTGTGTTTAGGGTGACAGCGTGTCATAGAGCAATAGGTACCATGTGCTCCTCTACAGTTTACAGCCTCTACGAAGCTTGGATTATGTCAAAAATTCTGTTCAATAGAAATTCTGTCCTAGACAGTGCAGGATGTAAGATGCCTTCTtccacacacattcttttctaaACAAAATTGGAATCAAAAGACCAAATAAGGTAGAGTTGGAAGATGGAAGAACCATGTGAGTTAAGGTTAGAACCAAATTTCTTGGGTTTACAAAAGTGAATGTAAAAAATTTGAGCAGTCTGTCTGTGATCTCAAAATATCCTTTTATAGTCTTAtctgtctgtatctctattttatttatttattattcctattttttaatttattgactgTGTTACCTattttgtgagatcttagttccccaaccaggaattgaacctgtgccttcaGCAgggagtcctaaacactggacacCAGGGATTCTGTATCTCTAAATAGTTGTAAGTATCGGCACCCACCATGGTTTCAGATTCAGTGGCACATCTAGAAACGTAGAAAGTGAGGAACATAGTGATTCTTGCCTATTAGCCTCCAAACATACTTCAGCAATTACTGTTTAATAACTTTCACTTAGTATAGCTTGGTGACAGGtaaggaaagcaaaacaaaatttttatgaattctttatatttcACTGGAAATACATCATATTATATCACATTACAATCTGCGAAAATAATATAGaaatcaaagaacaaaataaatgatagGGAAAGTTTTGAAGCTCAATGTTCATGACCAAAAATTGAGGGGAAGATAACATGCTAAACGCTAAAAATGTattcctgagatttttttcaaactGACTATACTTTTACCAATATTTTACAGTAATTTTTGACAGGTTGTCAGTTGACTTATAATGCATCTTTGCAGTCAGAGTTCACAAAACTCTAGATAAATCATTGGTTACTTTACCTCTGTTAACTAGAACTAACAGCAATAGTTGTTTTAATTACTTGCCTCCCCgcttagagaaaaagaaatcacgaCATACTGATTAAAAATGCCCTTTCACTCATGTATGAGTTAatatttacttttccatttttgcCCATGATCCTAAATTCAAATCCTTGAAGTATAATGGCACAATAATTTTATTGTTCACATTATAATATGTTAACTTGCAGGAAACACACAGATAAACTGGCCTAAGCACTTTCCAGCTATACAGTGTATGAGTAACTGAGGCAAATTTCTGTACCTGATTTTATTTAAGAGCACAAACATGACAGATCATTTGTATCAACCAATATCTCCCAAACAAATTCAGCTTTCAGATTCCATGAATAGTGTACATATGTTCAAATTTCCCTTATATTACCTAGAAATGCATTGTTTAACACAACTTACtggactttttcatttattttttctttatactatTCCTTCTGTTTCATAGGCTTCTCAGGTaggactagtggtaaagaaccacctgctaatgcaggagacataagagatgtgagttcaatccccgaGTCTGGAAGACTCcgtggaagaggaaatggcaacccactccagtattcttgcttggagaatcccatggacaaaggaacccaATAAGGTACAGtccaagggtcgcaaagagtcagacacaactgaagcaacttagcacacacgcactctGTTTTACAAAGAGTAAACAATTTGAGAAGCAGCATAAActtgctatggagaaggcaatggcaccccactccagtactgttgccgggaaaatcccatggatggaggaacctagtaggctctCGAGTTTCTCATTACCTATTTATTTATGCCTCCAAAGAGTTCTTCAGATATCTTCAAGTCAGAGCCTCCTTCACATCACCCTCCTCAAGGTCCCTTTTACTTCCTTGTTCCTCAAAGTATAGATCAGTGGATTTAGCACAGGAGTGACCACACTGTACATAATGGCAATGATCTGATCCTGATCCATGGAGCTACTTGAGGCTGGATGAATGTAAACAAAATCAACAGGGACAAAGAAGAGAACAACTACCGAGAAATGGGAGGTACACGTAGACAGTGCTTTATGAAGCATGCTGCAAGAATGGGTCTTGAAGAAAAGATAGACAATAATATAGAAATAGGACAGGAATGTTAGAAAGAATGAGCCCATGGCAATGGTGCCTGTGACAGTATTGAGCAGCCACTCATTGAGCTCAACGGTCCCACAGGCCAATTCCAGCCATGGCTTAACATCACAGAAGAAGTGATGGATATGGTTGGAACCACAGAAGTTTAAGCGAGAGGTCATTACTGAGTGCAGCAGGGCATGGAAAAAACCAGTGATCCAGTCAGTGACAGCCATCTGGATACAGACTTGATGATTCATGGTAAGAGTATAATGAAGTGGTTTACAGATAGCCACAAAGCGGTCAAAGCCCATCATGGCCAGCAACATGGACTCTGTGCTGCCCAGGAAGTGGAAGAAATGAAGCTGGCTTATGCATCCTAAGAAAGAAATTGTTTTGTGGGTAGAGAGGAAGTTCCCCATCATCTTTGGCAGAGTCACTGTGAAGTAGCAGATATCCAGACATGACaggtttcccaggaaaaaatacataggagAATGGAGTCTTGAATCAGAGATGACAACCATCAGGATAGCTCCATTTCCAGCCAAGCTGACAATGTAAGTTGCAAGGAAAATCACAAAGAGAACAGGCTGCAGTTCTTGGATGTCTGTCACTCCCAGGAGGAGAAATTCAGTGACTGAGGTTATATTCAGCATcacttgaaagaaaagagaaaataacatatGGAATGCTATCTCTGATGGGAACCAGTGTCCCGCAGCTGAGGATTTTCCCATCTAGACAATAATATTTTGAGGAAGAGCAGTGATGTTTTAAATAGTCTGAGCATCACAGATTATAGAATATTTGGACCACtagattattaaatattaacattatatGCCATTTATGGACTGTTACTCaaacacttttgttttttatttgacatatcttttcaaatatatatatacctcttttcaagagaaaatcttttcttttttccagggaTTCAGAGCAAATTGCCAGCCTACCATCTTTTCTGATAAAGACTTGTCTTTTTTCATCGTAAGATCTAACAGAGGGTAAATTGTTAAGCTCTCCACCACACTACTGTCTCTTGACTTAGTACAAAATCATTTGATGGGTTTTTAACCTAAGAAAAATTGACAGTGAGGGAATAATAAGAGCTATAAAGAACTCTCAATGGAGATGTAAACATTAGAGTGCTTGCTATTAAAAGGAATCATTCAATATTTGGGAAACTCATGAAAGGAGAAGACAAAGATATGATGTGACTAGAATAAAAAAGTGAATTTAGTAGGGAACATTTCTAGAAATCCCATGAGATTATCACCTTTAAATGTAGTGAGAATTTTGAGAAATTATTTGATATTAATACACGTTTATCGAAGGCTGGCTTTAAGGAATTAAGAGTAACTTTCCTTGATAGccatgtatatattgtatatggtTAAACTTAATCATTCTTGGTTATGGTACACATATGCCAAGCATTGCTTTTGGTTCTctacttacaaaacaaaattgTATCACAAATTCACTTGGGGTAAAAAACTTCTTCCTAAcgtttaaaaaaaagagcaatcaGACTTTCTGTACTAAATACTTATTTCACTGCATCCTGAATATTTATCAACTAtatatttactttgaaaaatatctaGAGATATGGCAATAAAAATGTAGCTAGTAAAAAGTCTTCGTAATCCACAAACACAATATCCATCATAAGATAGGAATTCAGCTCTAAATCCTTGGCATGTAAATTTAATACAGACAGGAAGACAGAGAAGATGGGCAACTCTCCAGCCTGTCTCCTGGTTCATTCTCCCACCTGATTGACTGCTCAAATCCACAGTTAAGAAGGCTTCTCAGGTTGACATTCCTGAAAAGTAAAtagtagaaaaaattttaaataaatagagtAGAAAAGTATTTGACATGATAGCTTATATTGGAATTACAGTATAAGATCTTCACCTGCTGAAATctcttctttctaaaattttgcCTGTCTTTCATGATCCACAGATCTTCAGATACACAAACCCTGTGAGAGAGTGTCCCTGGGGTTTGGGAGGATTATTGAAAGAATAAACAAGTTACCTTTCTATACTTGCAATATAAGAAAATTCTCCTTGGAGGATTCCTATCTTGAGTCCCATTTTTTTCATTGgtcctattttctttccttattatgtTTCTTTCTCAGGTTCAGAACCATAGACAGTACAGTTTCAAGAGCCTCAGGAATTCTTAAATTACCTTTCATTTCCTGGGACAGAAAGATGGATATACTTTCTcatcttggggacttccctggaaaagCTTTGTATAAAATGCTAGGAAATTGGGCAATGACAATTAAGGAATGAGGGCCAGTCATATCCCATGGATCCATACAGAAAGatgattatcttttaaatattctactAATTTTTTACTGTGGTtctatggaaaacaaaaaaaagaaagagggagaagtaGTATTGCTTTTGTTCTTTCTAAATCTGACTCTTCAAAGTTAGTaataatgttaaaatgttttctttaattttgggaTCCCCCAAATTCTATTTCTCTCTATGAGAATGAGACTTGTCTCTCCAAAGTATCTTCACTTCTTGCTGTATcatttgtgttcagttgctcaagtcATGTCTGGCCCTTTAGGCCCCAATGGACCCAGCAGtctcctctgtgcgtgggattttcccagcaagaacactagagtgggttgtcatgccctcctccaggggtctctcTGACCTAGggctcaaacctgcatttcctgcattgcaggcagtttccttacctgCTGGGGCATTGGGGAAGCCCTACTGTATctttggtgcaaaagtaattgcggtttttgCATTGTTGTTTGATATTGTAATGCATTCTTAAATTAGTgtcctcagctggtaaagaatccacctgcaatgtgggagacctgggtttgatccttgggttgggcagataccctgaagaagggaaaggctacccactccaacagtctggtctggagaattacaaataaataaacacttatCATTGGGAATTTTTAGttgtattcaatttttttttctataaaagtattatttatattCAGAATTTACCTTGATACATTCTTTATGGATTGATTGCTGTGCCTAAcacattgatattttaaaaattatttaaagctgAATgcactttactttttcattttaacgtttaatgtagaaaattttaaacattcagaaaaatgcaGACAGTGGTGTAAAACCCTCCTGTAGCTATCATCCTGCTTTGACATCAACATTTTGCCAATATTGTGCCAAATAtctagatttcctttttttctggaataatttaaagaaagttttagACATTGTGTATGTATTGTTTTATATAAACTATGCAATCATTCatttcaaatgtaaatatttattatactcTCAAATTTATgaagacatttttataaaacataaccACCATGCCATTATGATATTTCCCACAATTATCAACATAGCACAAAAACACAAAGAAGTAGAAGATTCTGTAAAATGAggtattgaaaatgaaaaaatgcataGAATCAGTTTCCAATCTCTTATTCATGGTGATAGTACTGGACGTATTGATGGGGAAAGAGCTGAAGATGGTAATTTGTAATGTGATGCTAATGACAAAAAAATGATACTGACTATAGTAAAGCTGATGGTGAGAATCTTCATTATTAAACCAGTGATAGCCATGGAAATGATGGTCAAAATGGTGGTAATGATGAGAACAGATGACTAAGTTTCAATACTATTAGTGTTATAAGTCAACTTTAAAGAACAGCTCATCCAATCCACTGTTAAGTATACTATATTTAGCTAATAcctcattatatatattataatataatatttatggtattcatatatatatatatatatatatatatgagaaggaaatggcaacccactccagtattcttgcctggaggataccatagacagaggagcctagagggctacagtccacggggttgcaaaagtcctgcacgacttagtgactaaaccacgaCAACCtgaagtgggcttccctagtggatcagactgcctgcaaatgcaggagacccagatacgatccttgggtcaggaagatcctctggagaagggaatgacaactcactccagtatttttgcctggagaattccatggacaagtggagcctgatgggctacagtccatggggtcacaaagagttggacacaactgagtgactaacaatttcactttgatatattactgatatattttgatataataatatagataatatataatatatgaaccTAGAGCTAGCAGTTAAAGTGAGTTCTAACAACTAGTTCTCCTAATTTCTATTTAGTGTTCTTTATGCTATAGCATATCTATACTGTGCAATAGCCTCACTTTATCAGTGTGGTGTTGAAGagtgtgattttttccccccaaaacacttgtttcttggaatTATTCCTAATGCCATGAGCTCTCTATGCCCAGAATCCTTTTCAGGAAACTCTCCACATCCTTATTTCTTAGACTATAAATGAAAGGCTTGAGAGTGGGGGTGACCAGGGCATACGTGACAGCAGCACCCATCTCCCCAGAGGCATGAGAAGCTGACGGGGACTTCAGGTAGGTGGCAAAGACCGAGCTGTAGAAGAGGATGACCATGGAGAGGTGGGAGCTGCATGTGGCCAGGGCTTTCTTTTTGCCCTGTGCTGATGGGACCCGAGCTACAGCAAGGAAAATATGGGCATAGGAGCTTATGATGCAGGGAAGAGGGCTGATTCCCAAGAGTCCTGTCAAAACCATCGTCAGGTCCTCATTGAGGTGGGTATCAGAGCAGGAAAGTCTAAAGAGTGGTCTGAAATCACAGAAAAAGGGGGGAATTTCTTGATTAGTCTAGAATGAGAGCTGGGATAGCAACAGGGCATGGACAAGAGAGATAGAGTGGGCCACTCCCCATGACTcacccaccagcagtgcacatcTGCAAGGAGTCATTAGGAGTGCATAGTGCAGGGGATGGCAGATGGCAGCATAGTGGTCAATAGCCATGGCAGTCAAAAGCAGGTTGTCCATATCAGCAAAAACTGCAAAGAAATTTAACTGGGCCAGACAATCAGAGAAGGAGATCAATCTGCTGCTGGTCCACAAAGTCTCCAGCATTTAGCGGGCTGTGGTGGTAGTGAAGCAGAGGTCGACCAGGGAGAGCTGGCTGAGGAAGTACATGGGGGTATGGAGGTGGATGTCAGTGCCAGTAGTCAGCAGCAGTAGTGAGTTTCCCCTGAGACTCAGCAAGTAGAGGGCCAGGAAGAGACCAAAGAGGAGCTGTGGTTTGTCTGGGTCATTGGACAGTCCTGAGAGGACAAAGTCAGGGTTCTTGCTGCAGTTCATTTCAGGTCTTGATTGGTTACAAGAAAAGAATCAGTATGAAGAGAATTCACTACAGTTAGCTAGAACCTTGGATCCTTTCTCTTGGCAATGGGTTTTACTTATACCACCAAtgtgaagaatggataaacaactaaAATAGCAATGGGGAGGACAAGGGTTGTACCTCACAAAAGATGGTCAAATTAAGGAGACATCAAggtaagagaatgaaagaaaccaCAAAGACATCCTGGAGTTACGAACGCATAACgagttttcttaataaaattttgtgTGATTGGTATTTAACTACTTGCTTGTGGATCTGTTTTCTTCTCAAGATCATGAGTCTTTCAAGGCAGAAGTGATGTTTCAATACTTAGCTCAGTGGCTGGCACATAGAAGGGGCTCAATAAATACTCCCACCCACACTCACAGTGACTATTCTAGTTCAAGGTTTGTGACTAGCTGGAGAACTGTTATCCTCCTAACTATTTTAACATGGATCTTGCCCCATCCAATATGTTCTCCATACTGTGATCAATgagatccttaaaaaaaaaaaatctcatgtcacttctttatttaaaaattgatctCTAcccatggaactctgctcaaaaatatgtggcagcctggatgggatgagagtttgggggagaattcaCACaagtgtatgtatggctgagtctgtTTACTGTCCACCTAAAAGTattacaacactgttaattggctatagtccagtataaaataaaaagtttaaaaaagaaagcgaagaaaataaaatagataagtaacaaggatatattgtatagcacaaagaattaCAGCCATTTtcctgtaataacttttaatgaagcataatctgtaaaaaatactgaattactatgctatatacctgaaactactataattattcagttcagttcagtcgatcagtcgtgtccgactctttgcgaccccatgaatcgcagcatgccaggcctccctgtccatcaccaactcctggagttcactcagactcacgtccatcgggtcatgcctttcagccatctcatcctccgttttccccttctcctcctgcccccaatccctcccagcatcagagtcttttccaatgagtcaactcttcgcatggggtggccaaagtattggagtttcagctttagcatcagtccttccagagaacagccaggactgatctcctttaggatggactggttggatctccttgcagtccaagggactctcaagagtcttctcaaataccacagtttaaaagcattaatttttcagtgctcagccttcttcacagtccaactctcacatccatacatgaccactggaaaaaccatagccttgacttgaccgacctttattggcaaagaatgtctctgcttttcaatatgctatctaggttggtcttttcttttcttccaaggagtaagcgtcttttaatttcatggctgtggtcaccatctgcagtgattttggagcccccaaaaataaagtctgacactgtttccactgtttccccatgtatttcccataaagtgatgtgaccagatgccatgatcttcgttttctgaatgttgagtttaagccaacttttgcactctcctctttcgctttcatcaacaggttttttagttcctcttcactttctgccataagggtggtgtcatctgcatatctgaggttattgatatttctcctggcaatcttgattccagcttgtgcttcttccagtccagcatttctcatgatgtactctgcatataagttaaataagtagggtgacaacatgcagccttgacgtactccttttcctatttggaaccagtctgttgttccatgtccaattctaactgttgcttcctgaactgtatacaaatttctcaagaggcagatcaggtggtctggtattcccgtctctttcagaattttccatggtttattgtgatccaccaaAAGGCTtcagtatagtcaataaagcagaaatagatatttttctggaactctcttgctttttcgatgatccagcagatgttggcaatttgatctctggttcctctgccttttctaaaaccagcttgaacatctggaagttcacggttcacgtattgctgaagcctggctttagaggaatgcaaatcaaaactataatgaggtatcacctcacacttgtcagaatggccatcattaaaaagtctaaaaataacaaattctgAAGAGGGTATTGGGAAGAGAATTGTCCTACATTGTAGATGGGAACATAAGCTCGTATAACCATAATGAAAAACCATatgaaggtttctcaaaaaactaaaaatagagctgctatAGCATATATGATTCAGcatttccactcctgggcatatactcagacaaaactatgatttaaaaagatgcatgctcccttatgttcatagcagcagcactatttacaatagccaaaacataaacacaacctaaaagtccatggacagatgaatggataaagaagatgtgttttaTAAACTTACATATattatcatactaggtgaagtaaggatgagatggttggatggcatcaccgactcaatggacataagtatgagtggactctgggagatcatgaaggacaggaaagcctggcatgctgcagttcatggggttgcaaagagtcagacatgactgagtgactaaacagcaacaaaagtgaagtaaatcagaaagagataaataccatatgataccacttatatatgAAAAACTCTAACACGTCTGACAAAGCTCATTTGGTTTTGAGCTTCATGTCACCAGCTTCATCTCACACCACAGTCCATTATCATCTGCTCCCAGCAACACTGTCTGCACTGCATTGCCTTGTATGGACCACGTTCCTTCTCATCATTCTGAGTCAGCTCTAGCTCATCCTTCTAACCTTGGCTCTATTGGTGACTTTCTTAGGAAAGTCTTCTGTGTCCTCTTTGACAAAGACAACCCTTCCTGTCAGGCTCTTGGTCAATTGTTGAAATTGTAATATGGAGGAtgtaattacatttattttgtttaaatatttaagttatttaGTTAATGTTGGTCTCCCTAACAAGGTTTTCCTCTCTTGTGTATCTCTAGCGCTTGGGATGCTAAATATGGTATTTGTCAGAAAATGGATAAATTGGTTAATGAaaagtgaaggcaggagaggacGATACATTATCTTCTTTCAAAAGTCCTCttccattttaagaataaaacttTTTACCAACAAAATATTGTTGTAGCAACATGGGTTGGAAACATTGATCCATCTAATTCCTTCATCCATCAACTTTAGACCAATGGCTAGAAATTTCATTTCCTATGAAATGTcctttatttcagatgctttcTCACCTTTTAAATTGTTATCCTTTTTGAGCTTTCTCTAATCAACTCACTTCCAGTTAGTTTCATGTTTCATCAGCAGCTTAACATGCTTCTTTGTTTCTACTCTCTAGTAACTAAAATCCATGCCATAGGCATCCATGCCATCAGCATCTGAAACAAATTTTGAAGggatatgtgcatacatatagcTTATTCACATttgtgtacagcagaaactaacacaacattgtgaaagaaagtgaaagtgaagttgcctagtcatgtctgactctttgtgaccccgtggactgtagcctaccaggctcctccatccatcagattctccaggcaagagtactggagtgggttgccatttccttctccatggaa from Bos indicus isolate NIAB-ARS_2022 breed Sahiwal x Tharparkar chromosome 23, NIAB-ARS_B.indTharparkar_mat_pri_1.0, whole genome shotgun sequence carries:
- the LOC139178895 gene encoding olfactory receptor 12D1-like, whose amino-acid sequence is MLNITSVTEFLLLGVTDIQELQPVLFVIFLATYIVSLAGNGAILMVVISDSRLHSPMYFFLGNLSCLDICYFTVTLPKMMGNFLSTHKTISFLGCISQLHFFHFLGSTESMLLAMMGFDRFVAICKPLHYTLTMNHQVCIQMAVTDWITGFFHALLHSVMTSRLNFCGSNHIHHFFCDVKPWLELACGTVELNEWLLNTVTGTIAMGSFFLTFLSYFYIIVYLFFKTHSCSMLHKALSTCTSHFSVVVLFFVPVDFVYIHPASSSSMDQDQIIAIMYSVVTPVLNPLIYTLRNKEVKGTLRRVM